The Drechmeria coniospora strain ARSEF 6962 chromosome 02, whole genome shotgun sequence genome has a segment encoding these proteins:
- a CDS encoding hypothetical protein (related to sorbitol transporter), giving the protein MASSDHVDVVRIITADFDASPTLEAPFRSRAHPQTFVNINANIEAKIRNPLIGIPRRILLADVDEFCRVKGLAPHRQLLRKGALVAQDPTGYEDITGDEALTEREIESLRNEVLHKWRIPWVLYLTIITCSIGAAVQGWDQTGSNGANLDFPNAYGIGSRSMRDKVLVGLVNAAPYIGTALLGCWLSDPLNNYWGRRGTIFVAANFCLWPVLASAFCSTWAQLLGCRLLLGVGMGTKASTVPIYAAENSPASIRGALVMSWQLWTAFGIFLGTCANMVVKKLGHNAWRYQLGSAFIPAVPLLLLIYFCPESPRWYIKKNRYADALRSLLRLRNCPVQAARDLYYIHVQLQVEHEFIGRGNYLGRFIELFTVPRIRRATLAAFVVMVAQQMCGINIIAFYSSTVFHDAGADDFDALVASFGFGLINFLFAFPAIWTIDTFGRRSLLLFTFPQMAWTLLAAGLCTLIPGPGGAHLAMVAVFVYLFAAFYSPGEGPVPFTYSAEVFPLSHREVGMAFAVATCLFWAAVLSITFPLMLDRLGVLGSFGLYSLLNVVALVMIFLAVPETKQRTLEELDYIFGVPTRVFARYQVTKALPWWCRRWLLFQKDATLEPLYHLDVTEHQEEEIEITDAVYENDKAKVELKDVTGIMSRTAARNPTADRDPTPSPSRNSPTTNGRR; this is encoded by the exons ATGGCATCAAGCGACCACGTTGACGTGGTGAGGAT CATTACAGCCGACTTCGACGCCTCTCCTACGTTAGAGGCCCCTTTTCGCTCGCGTGCCCACCCGCAGACGTTTGTAAACATCAACGCCAACATCGAAGCCAA AATCAGAAATCCTCTGATCGGCATCCCGCGAAGAATATTGCTCGCAGACGTCGACGAATTTTGCCGCGTCAAGGGCCTCGCTCCTCACCGGCAGCTCCTGCGCAAAGGTGCTCTCGTCGCCCAGGATCCGACCGGGTACGAGGACATCACGGGCGATGAGGCCCTCACGGAGCGAGAGATCGAGTCGTTGCGCAACGAGGTGCTCCACAAGTGGCGCATCCCCTGGGTCCTCTACCTGACCATCATCACCTGCTCCATCGGAGCCGCCGTTCAGGGCTGGGACCAGACCGGTTCCAACGGTGCCAACCTCGACTTCCCCAACGCCTACGGCATCGGCTCCCGCAGCATGCGTGAcaaggtcctcgtcggcctcgtcaacGCCGCCCCCTACATCGGcaccgccctcctcggctgcTGGCTGTCGGATCCCCTCAACAACTACTGGGGCCGCCGCGGCAccatcttcgtcgccgccaactTCTGCCTCTGGCCCGTGCTCGCCAGCGCCTTCTGCAGCACCTGGGCCCAGCTCCTCGGCTGCCGtctgctcctcggcgtcggcatgggCACCAAGGCCTCCACCGTGCCCATCTACGCGGCCGAGAACTCGCCGGCCTCCATCCGAGGCGCCCTCGTCATGAGCTGGCAACTATGGACAGCCTTTGGCATATTCCTCGGCACCTGCGCCAACATGGTCGTCAAGAAGCTTGGCCACAACGCTTGGAGGTATCAGCTGGGCTCCGCCTTCATCCCCGCCGtgccgctcctcctcctcatctACTTCTGTCCCGAGTCGCCCCGTTGGTACATTAAGAAGAACCGGTACGCCGACGCGCTGAGGTCCTTGCTTCGCCTGAGGAACTGTCCCGTCCAGGCGGCCCGCGACCTCTACTACATTCACGTTCAGCTGCAGGTCGAGCACGAGTTCATCGGCCGCGGCAACTACCTCGGACGCTTCATCGAGCTCTTCACCGTGCCTCGCATCCGCCGcgccaccctcgccgccttcgtcgtcatggtcGCCCAGCAGATGTGCGGCATCAACATCATCGCCTTCTACTCCTCCACCGTCTtccacgacgccggcgccgacgattTCGACGCTCTGGTCGCCTccttcggcttcggcctcATCAACTTCCTCTTCGCCTTCCCCGCCATCTGGACCATCGACACCTTCGGTCGCCGCTCCCTCCTACTCTTCACCTTTCCTCAGATGGCCTGGACccttctcgccgccggcctctgCACCTTGATCCCAGGTCCGGGCGGCGCCCACCTCGCCATggtcgccgtcttcgtctaCCTCTTTGCCGCCTTCTACTCCCCCGGCGAGGGACCGGTGCCGTTCACGTACTCTGCCGAGGTCTTCCCGCTTTCCCACCGCGAGGTCGGCatggcctttgccgtcgccacctGCCTCTTCTGggccgccgtcctctccATCACCTTCCCCCTCATGCTTGATCGCCTCGGCGTGCTGGGATCCTTTGGCCTGTACTCGCTCCtcaacgtcgtcgccctcgtcatgaTCTTCCTGGCAGTTCCCGAGACGAAGCAGCGAacgctcgaggagctcgactACATCTTTGGCGTCCCCACGAGGGTCTTTGCCCGGTACCAGGTCACCAAGGCCCTTCCTTGgtggtgccgacgatggctccTGTTCCAAAAGGACGCCACCCTCGAGCCGCTATATCACCTGGACGTGACGGAGCATCAGGAGGAAGAGATCGAGATCACCGATGCTGTCTACGAAAacgacaaggccaaggtggAGCTGAAGGACGTTACGGGCATCATGAGTCGCACGGCCGCGCGAAACCCGACGGCGGACCGAGATCCTACGCCGAGTCCGTCCCGGAATTCGCCGACAACGAACGGCCGTCGGTGA